A genomic segment from Stenotrophomonas maltophilia encodes:
- a CDS encoding YdaS family helix-turn-helix protein, with amino-acid sequence MNLIDYAISQGGYGTPSCPVMRRLAHQTGCALRTLYMIARGHKLPGARLCRRIELATAGAVRRETLRPDVFGPAPSSLKGEAPHAA; translated from the coding sequence ATGAACCTCATCGACTACGCCATCTCCCAAGGGGGCTACGGCACCCCCAGCTGCCCCGTCATGCGCCGCCTGGCCCACCAGACCGGTTGCGCGCTGCGGACCCTCTACATGATCGCCCGCGGCCACAAGCTGCCCGGCGCGCGACTGTGCCGGCGCATCGAGCTGGCCACTGCAGGCGCCGTGCGCCGCGAAACCCTGCGCCCGGATGTGTTCGGTCCGGCCCCGTCGTCCCTCAAAGGAGAAGCCCCCCATGCAGCTTGA